The following is a genomic window from Episyrphus balteatus chromosome 1, idEpiBalt1.1, whole genome shotgun sequence.
ttagaGTGCAAAACAATGGTGTAATTGTGTGATGTATTTTGCAGACCGTTATCCGTTTAAAAGCTGGTAGAGGGCTATATGCTTAACGTCCTCACTCCTCAACACATCTATGGGTTCGTTTTTCTCTCCGAGTATGTCCTAAAAATGCTGGCTTAAAGAGCTGGCTTATGTGGCTGTAAGATTTCAATTTGGTCGAGGTTGGAATTTAGATGAACCTTCAGTATGTTTGTCGGCTAGAAGTTTGGTTGAATATTCAAGAGTTCGATTGGAGTTCGGTGGAACTAGATCTCCCTGCCCAGGCGCCAATTGTGATGCTTTTTACAAAAGATGAGGTAATTATGGGgagtaaaagaaaaaatgaaacctACTCAACTTATCGAAGCCAGAGTGTATAATGTCAATAATTTTAACAATAACCATttgacttaagaaaaaaatacgtCTGGCTTGCAAGATAGGATTTAGGTACGGTTATTTATTACATGTTTAAGTACACTGGTCtacaaggaaatcctccttttaatACAACCATTATTTTCTAAAGGAATTTTGTGATTCTTTAATGCGTaaatctcaaaatcctgacgtgatttacttcggattcgaactcagcacatcaaaaatcataagaaaagtatacttttgctttacaaaacacgtaaaaattttttttaatgtattttattatagttttcctAACATATTTCACTTTTCCTGAATCTAAAAGGGCTATATTCCACAAGctacccattaaaaaaaaaaaaaatggtaagtgctagaatttttctgaaaccagatttagattcaggaaagtcaaatctctcataatttcaaaaaattatttgaaggagaaaacaaagatacattttgcagaccagtgttattaaagagttcaaaaatattattacaaAGGCTTTAACTTTCCGAATTTTAAactacatacaattttttaataaaccgCTAATAACGTTTACACAGATAACtataaatttcaatgaaaaaaatccatGAACTGTTGTATTCCTTCGCTATTAGCTGTCATAACTTCCATCAGGAACAAACCTCCAGCTAATCCTTCTAACACCAACAACAATTGAAATGCACCCATAATTTGTTGCAATGACATCACATTATCGACTTCTCTATATCGATGAACTGAgtctttctttttaatattatcaCCAACCACCTTGTCgtagattttcttcaaatgtccATAATCAATCATTTGTTTAATCCTTTTATTAAGGACTTCGgtaagaaatgaaaattttggcatataaatgcaaattatattATAAAGTACTGGCTTTTTGATCGAAATATACCGCTGATATCGTGTTGGGTCATCCTTATGCTCAATCAATGGTTCAGCTAGAGTTAACAAGGCAAACTTTCCCTGATGCCTATCGAACTCATCGAAAATCTCCAAAAATGAAACATTAACGAATAACAACTTCATTGGTAGTAATTCAGCAAAAGGCTTCAATACACTGCGATATGATGTTCTAGCTATGAATGTGTATTCAGCTGCGATTGCTCCTTCCAAGTCATTGGGCACTGGTTTGCGAGGTCTTGAATGCATGAAACGAAATATCGAACCTTCATAGGAACTTCGAAGGATCAAAATGCTGAATAACCAAGAGAGGATATGGATTCTTGTTGAATATCGGGCGAAGCTGAATAATCCATGAGTGATGTTTTTCCATGCAGCTTGACCAATCCATTTGGTAGTGAGGACTATCAACAGAGTGACCCAAGTTGAATGGTCAAATGGAAATAGTAAAATCTCAAAGGAACTAAACTCTTTGGGTCTATTGACTATAATCACAAGATAAGTTGACAAATAATCCGTTGTTGCAGCAAATCTGGATTTTCGCTGTTGTGTGCAAACAGAACCTCCCAGCATTAAATCTCCTTTACCATCATTTAGCTgaaaagaaaaggtttttaaaaaacagcaaTCATTTTCAAGACATTTTGATAACACCTACAATTTGAAAAGCTCCAGTTACTGaaccatttttataaatttttcccGTACTTTCAGGAGCCTGtttaatttgaaatgaaaaattcaaactaGCAGCCAAATCGTTCAAAAATAATCTATCGAATCCCGAGACATCTTCGCCATCTATAACCACAAATGGAGGTTCATCGGAGAATACTGCAACTAAAGGacatttccaaaaattatcaattttcaaAGGAAACGGTGGCTTATCCCATTCAAAACTTCCATTGCTGAAACGATTGTAGATTATTGGTGTTTTATCACGACATTTTTTCTCCGAAAATGGATAATATGTGTAAATTGTGACGATTCCGCTGGAATGTTCAACTAGGACATTTACGTGAACAATGagacttttaaaacaaaaatccataATTTGATTCAACGTTTGTTGCAAGTTGTATTCCAATAGGTTTTGTAGTGGAAGAATAACATAGTAGAATTGATATATACCGGTAACGTCAATAGCATGACTTCGTTGACCATCAATCAAGAGCCTtagaaagtaacaaaaaaatataatgcaatATTGAAACTGATTtactaaataaattatttagtaATTTTATAAATCTAATAAATGTAAGAAATAGATGCTGTTATAAGATttggtattgaaaaattaaaagttacaGAGCCAAAATAAGTAAATCATCAGTGGACCATTCAAATGGAAAATGATCACATATTATatctcgactgaaaaggtaaagtatcttaagtcgacttaagatgtttcgcgtttttttgttgaacctcaGTGCCATCCTAATGGCCTACAATTCTGACTTATCGGCATCTTTCTATCTCACCCCTTTGCTTTTTtatgcacaaaaacaatttcatcttatgttcaaaaaacacatattaaaaaccttaagtagacttaagattatattgggttaagacttttttttattattgtaaaattttaaattatctcaTGTTGACTTAAGGTATTTTCGTGCGTTCAAGCAGAAACAAAAAGTCATccttaagttgacataagataaaatattttaggaAATTCCGAAAGAATGTGGAAAGGCAAATcatcttatgtcaacttaagattttggaaattaatataaaatacaatttatagaaAAGCCAAACTATCTTAAGTCATATTTTTCCTTGTAAcgggaaaatattaaaaatatctttttgaaatatgtaaatttaataaaaaagatcataaaatttgacatctacattttttatacaatatctatacttgaaagaatttttgggaggcagctttaagtgtttttttgctctcctgaaaaatcatcaaaattaacataagatactttaccttttcagtcgagatatatttgtaaagaagAGGTGAGGCATATGTATGTACGCTCacaatttttcgttttaaatcaaaacagtttaaaaatgaaattactcgattaaacaattttaaataactactatttgtaagattttatttttctcaaaatcggCGTCAACGCTTTggttgcaaaattttttttatcttaatttcTCCCAAACCACTTAttcagttttttaataaaataccatttatttttatatatgtaattgATATAAAAAGAAAGGGAATaccagatttaatttttttttttttttcaaaaattattccaaTGAAAGCATTTCTTTGTAGTTTTGACCTCCCAACCCAGTATCCCCTaaacctttttttgaaaatcggtttttttcaaaaaattgtttcaaaaaatttttcaaacgtaAACTTGGTATgccaattaaattaattaataattcaacatttaaaaacaaagtttcaaaatttttaacgacccgttttaagaaaatgtagCTATAAGGcgcgttttccaaaaatgaagaaaaaatgaagAATGAACTACATTTTccgctacttttttttttagagaattctACATGCAAATAAGAGGTGTCAAACATATCGCCCATTTACTTAAATACTGTCGTAACTTAAAAATCACGGGTTATGAGCTATTAATGCAGAAGTTATTGGAATAAAGTAGTCTTTAATCCTGCGAAATCACAGCGaaatagaaataataaattaataaataaaaaatacatacaaaaaagaaaaagtttctcTCAAAACATATTTAAAGCTTTAAACCCTATCTATCTAACTTTTACCAAGCACACAACTCCATCAATCAACCAAGTTCTATTAGCAAGAgtcctttttatcaaaaactaatatatgtacctactcgtattattcaattttaatgatttgaaacataaaataatattataaatttaatcaatttaCTGTCTTGAAAGTTATTCCTTTAAAATTCTCTGAAAGGTATTAAAGTTCTCGAATTCCAAAGTCGTACCCCAGCAATAAAAAATTGTCGCTCCGAAGTTTGATAGACGGGGTTGATATTAGGGTCAGCGCTGCCTCCCTAAAGACAATTGAGCGCAGTATATGTATTTCAGAAAAAAGTACAGTAGATTGCAGATATACCGCAGTAGATTTTAAAATACCCAAAACTAAATTCAAATCAtagaaatacattttatttatgaataaaaacatAACATAAAATGGACGTGCTTACAACAATAATTGGTTaggtattaaattttataaaagataaGTAGCTTCGATTTTcatgggaaaccgacgaagttatgaataccagattTACGCGCGTCAAAGCTACGCAAAACCAAaattacgaaaaaccgaagttatgaaagatcgaagttatgaaagacggaagttacgaaaaaccgaagttatgaaaaaccagagttatgaacatcaaagctatgaaacgtggtttttgggttggcaaccatgAGATGAAGGATATACGGGAGGAAagtaccaaaaagctagagcgtataggttgattcaaggcaagaaaaaaattgtacaggtcggggattttctaaaaatatgacttattttgaaaaaaaaaaaaattatttaatatcaacggttacaccaaaAGTAACGTACTGTacgtttttgtaaagccaaaaactatatcttttaatatgttttaataGATTAGACACCCCCGTCCTTCATTTcatggttgccaacccaaaaaccacgTTTCAGAGCTTTGTtgttcataactctggtttttcataacttcggtttttcataacttcggtttttcgtaacttcggtctttcataacttcggtctttcataatttcggtttttcgtaacttcggttttgcgtaactttgTCGCGCATAACTGTGGTATTCATAACtctaaaacaaatcaaaaatagtataattaGAGTTTTCgtaaaaagagaaataaaactAAGTGGATTTATGTAATAccattttcactatcccactaCCAATTATATAACAACTTACAAGTGCTATTATTATTTCTGTAAAGCTTGAATTGGATATGgttcttaatattattttagGTCTTAACTTATACATATGATAATTCAAGATTTTGTAAAActtccaaaaatgatttttaattatttcttaagaaaattagAATTCATATTTCCTCTAAGAATCTTGCTGGCACTAACGACTATTATTTATCACTGTCGATAAATATCAAACATAAATGATGCACCTGTATCTACATATTGGAATAGAGgtcacacatttttttaagaccTACCTTAAAGCATCAAATGTTTCCACAAACATAATTCGCGTATGAATTTGATAAGGTGAAGTTTTATACGAATTATATCGCAATTCCACTGTTGTATTATGTTCAGtatttgtttccaaaaatttatcaACTGCATCTCCAAAATACCCTTTCACCATTTTATGCGATTCCGATTCAATACTCAATCGAATAGTTCTTTTATAATTGAGATTTTCAAGGGCAACTAAACTCTGAAGACATTCGGCCAATTTGTTTTCTAAACTAACTAATTCTAAACAAAAAGTTGGATTTAACAATGTCAAGAAATTACAACACAAAACAATCCAAAACTGTCCCATTTCTTAGGACTTTTAAAGTTCAACTAAAATGTGATATTTCGTTAAGCCAATGCTAAAGCCAAAAGCAAACAGATTCATATTTATTATATTGCAGTTgtttggagttttatgaagttttGTATAAAGACCACTTGTAGACCAAAGACTAATTTGACTTCATTACAATCCTCGCACTGATTTGGATTTGAAATAGTTCGTGTCGAATAAGTTGCAGTTTTACTCATTACCTGTttcatatttttacttttttttaggatttttgaaaaaacgaaatttaattttcttaagaaaaattgttaaaaagttAGCATTGATTAGGGCAAGCTCAGAAATTCAGTATTCCTAATATtaccaatatttttgaaaaaaaaaatataaaaatgcaacCCAAATTCCTTTACTATAATTAGAATGCAAATGTTTTGCAGTGTTTACTTTTTAAAAGGAAAACAAGACTTCCATTCAGCGATTCAGTTCTCAGATGTTTGTGATAAATGTACGACGACAGACGACCGACCCGACACAACGCACGGTTTGTAGACTTTTGTAGTGGTAATtactcggttttttttttttttaattttatagtcTCGTTAACAAAAGACCTAGATCCTTTCACAGgatattcaaaaatgtaaacactTGCAAAGGACATACCTCCATATGGTATGGACTATATATATGTGGAATGTGGATGGGCAATAATACGGATGATGGCGTTATgttgaaataatttcaattcaGTTCCGCTAGTCAAACAAACATTTATTATTTGTGTTTATTTAAGCGGCTTCGTTAAATAAACTGGATGTCATGTTGTTATAAATTGTCAGTAATAACTTAAGTGGTATCCTTTGTCAGTTATCGGGCTCATCGCTTGTTAATTGAAAGATTTGTTAAAGTCCTCGATGAATAATGAAAAAATCTTCAACCAAGTAGGTAAGGACACTTACTTGGGTGGAATAGTTGCAGGTATAATACAAACGAAATAAAACGAATGGGtgacacgtacttgctcttgacATAGAACAACTTCGATTTTTAAAacggtttatttaaaaaaaaatgttaactaaaaaataaaacaatttaaaaacaaaaatttgaggAACTGTATAAGgggctacagcctaaacggattaGCCAATTCATTTCAAGCTTGGTACATATATAGCAGTTTTCGGAAACTGTTTTAGTTTTTGGAATTCATTTTAACGGTAAGTAGCAGTGGCGTATTAAGGGGGgaggggggctcagggggctcaagcccccccccccccaagccttcaagatcatgttattatttagctgaattcatcataatgtacatgattaactaaaacttgttcgtaaatcttaaagatttaaatgcagctcagatgctcgagccccctccaaagtCTGAAACGGTTGTTGCttgtgtttgtttgaaaaaGAGCCTTACCTGATGTTGAGGGTTGGCgtacatttttttctgattttagtccaattcggaattcttcagataatttttttagtattttgacgtcgaattaatcatcaccgttaaattttgcaaaattgcttATGCAACCTCAAAACTCCGTATTTTATCATCCTAAGaatatctacttttttttccaaaaaaaaaaatttatctcaaaTATATTGAAAgtataaatttttgatattccaAAAATTAGTGGTCAACAGTACTATTGGTTGTTCATGTTCAAAAcagcagtaatttcactttagaaataaaataaaaatggatgatcttTCAGTTTGGAGAGTTctaagcaatttcgaagttttcgaaatcgatcgaaatgaaaTATATTATGGTATTTCAcgtcacgtgaaattgaaaagtgatttcaaatCACTTTCGGTCGTATTGCGGACCATGGGtgtttatatcgaaaatattgaagtatatagctcaaaaactagacgtaatagaaataaaactgtaaacacttttgaattcagcacatgacaaagtttGAACGAAGTAAAGTGTTTTTTAGAGATGACTCAACTCCTTGTGGACAcaagaattagaaaaaaaaaataccgggTACTTTGAATGTAgaaggaggagacagtagtacgaagctgtcgagaACAGTAAAATGCTTCTATACCAGTTTCAGtatcgcagcacagcgcttcactctcgatcaaagatgaataaaaaagatagaaaaattttacatatagGTGAATTTACCctctgaaaaatttttcaaaaattttccagcccccttcaaattttttttcgggatacGCAACTGGTAAgtaggtacctgtcatataccgcTTCTGGAAAAGTTTAAGTTTCTGAAAAATGACTGCTACGATGTTGCTTAAAAAAGTAAAGCAATAAGTTTTAGACAAGATTGTATTTGTGatgaaaagagttttttttttttcaaaaattgttattaacggtacatctcatagaactgttttttaaatttctgaatattatccaaaaatctagttcaattttaacgaattttttttgtgtaaaagcaTTTACACACACATACTTTATTGccttaatataaatcaaaaataaaattttggattcaaaaaaataaaatcttatttttgtaaaatcaaattttcgaaaacttgaacttctttgaaattttttttttaagtggtgaTTGATAATAacactacaaaatggcataccaactttattttaaaactttttttttctcaaaaatgtaattataaaaaatttgtttaaaaaaaatgtatctaaaaatgcatctttataaaagaTGGAGCTaacttttttcctttgaaaaacgaattttatgttttttttcatatatatttactataatattttattataaaagtctTGAGTTCTAGGAGCAAGTTAGTGCTGTGCAacaaagtcgtgcattttattttatttaaaaggtaGGACCTTATGTACTACAAAATACGAATAGGTATTTCTAAATCAAAATCGGAAGTGTcgtatttgtgaaaaaaaaaaacttttttttcagtcatATCCATAAGGTTATTACCTTTAATTTTGaacctaaataaaaattatttaaatttcttacCATGAATGCCCTTTCTATGTTAGCAAGTCAAATTATTCTgtattaataaaatgcacgactgtagTACGTAGGTACTTGCTATTTTGAAAAGTAgcttagaatatttttaaagttcaatataatttaataagaaatttagtattttttaaaaataaaatacaattttttattaaactaaccaaaaaatattttttaaatgatttttccaTCAAAtgtcaaagaatttttagaaaaaaaaacgaaatttttggaatgttttttttttaagttttttgtatatacctaaatattttcataaggtttcaaaaaaaaaaaaaaaaaattagtatgccatttaaAGGCAACTAGCTATAAATCGAAAAACAGAAACCATAATTTCAAGAAACTTCATTGGTGTTTACAACTACAAAAATTCTGTTGGCTTATCGCCGCCGATTATGAGTAAAATTATTaggttgttttcttttgataatctttGAGCAAGTTTCTTCTCAAAGTCAAATACTGCCCTTCACAATTATGTCAGCACCGGTCAAGTCCGAGTGCACGAGACTAGTATACCCGGTTTTGTTACCGTTAGGAAGTAAATTACCCGTCCGTATCTATGCCCAATTTCCACAAAATTTACTCGTCACACTTTTGAACTTTGTCTTAAAATTGGTAGTTCATTCTATCTCGCTAGTAATAAAGTGTTAGtaacagtggcgtacgttgagtcgccggagcatcggggcaagactaaatttagggcccctttgatatttgggggccccttagatacaaaaaaaagtacgtatacgccatacattttttttttatggcttatttaattttaggtttattttaatatttaatattttcgtaatgcactttgctatacttacttaaaatttctatcataaaagtagtaaatacttgtactaggggcatCAAAAAtacggggttcctgaaaaattaatttttgggacccttcatataaaatttttggagccccgaagtcatattttttggggttcCTAAGTAATATTTAGAAATCCATCAAcaattgtaatttaatttaaaaaaaaaaaattttaatttaattttttttgaagtaaaggCTTTTAGGGCCCCAGTcctaaagttgttttttgcttttttgggccCCCTAATgttttatttgtggttgcaaagatttttcaagtaatattttttggggtcctaagataaaattataattttccttttaaaaaagtaacctttttattaaatcaatacacatatattgtgtggctaccaatggaTTAAACATTACACTAATGACAAAATTTGTTTCCCTTgaatccgaagtgattcaaatacattttaatttacttcgttactcaatttatgctaacagtttccttctctgcattgtctccagtgggggccctatagtcggtcgggggccccggggcgcggccccgcttgccccaagagagtgtacgcccctggttagtaataactttttatttcaaaacatcTCAAtcattaaaatgtcaaatttcaacaaattttggATTCAAAGTTTTActataaatacttttttcctattttttccCCACACTATTCATAAACTTTCATTTCAAGTTGTGCATAAatcttttcatttatttctgCAACAAGTGAaatttcttttgcattcttcaTTCTTAAATAGGCGCATAATATTTCTTCAAGCTTAACTATCCAACTTACTATGTCAGCCTTTTGTATGCACGTATTTATATGCACAGAAATCCTTAATATTCATAGTTTGCTTCACAAGAAGATCTATAGCATGTGTTGAGAATACAAAAGCAAACAAAGTGCAGAATTACTCCAGTCAGCAGCAattgtacacggagaaaaaaatttaaaaaaaaaaaaaacaatttttaaaataagggatgaaaaatacaaaaaataaaaaaaccgtagtgaaattatttaaaattataagtttttgaagttatacttcttatgggagggtgggtatgaaaatttactttttgacaagaatgtcaaagggattatgacgcgatcaacctgggtagcagggctgtcgttttacCTTtggagtaggcagtactttagtatttaaaaatgcagtacgccgcagtacggcaaacataaaacacacaacacgttgcaagtaatatgtttcatgtggcaagttgcatgtggcaagttgtatgtggcaagttgcatgtggcaagttgcgtgtggcaagttgtatgtggcaagttgcctgtggcaagttgcctgtggcaagttgcatgtggcaagttgcatgtggcaagttgcatgtggtaatttacAAGTTGCCAGctttgcaaaaagctcacatttcagctcagctcacagctcagctcaaatttgagctaggtaccatagcttagctcatttgagctgagctgaaagtgagtgccccaacttccaacgcctatatctcggaattttgaagaaaatgaaaaaaaaattgtttgatgccaaaaagtagcggggactctaacctacatttgggtacaactctcatccctgtaggtccacgcgttctcaaaccgggagaacttaaaagtaaaaaaaaaataggcacgattctgaaaaaataggcatgatgtggcggtttaacatggaaggcgattttttacaaatctgacaatgtgcaaagcgtaggcccatgacacaagctatcattaagcatcactcccaaaaattgctctcaagcggtttagcttccaggagcgttcaaagattcggggatttttcgaaaaaaaattttaccccaactttcaaacgcgattttctcggaattttgaaaaaaatcgaaaaaccggattttaccactatcgggtgctgagaatataacctttcatatggcaccactcccctgtctctagatcaaagcgttccaacgcctatatcgcggaattttgaagaaaatgaaaataaaatttttgatgccaaaaggtagcggggactcaaacctacatttgggtacaattcccatccctgtaggtccacgcgttctcaaaccgggagaacttaaaagtaaaaaaaaaataggcacgattctgaaaaaataggcatgatatggcggtttaacatggaaggcgatttttttaaaaatctgaaagtgtgcaaagcgtaggcccatgacaaaagctatcatttggcatcactcctaaaaattgctctcaagccgtttagcttccaggagcgttcaaagattcggggatttttcgaaaaaaaattttaccccaactttcaaacgcgattttctcggaattttgaaaaaaatcgaaaaaccggattataccactatcgggtagctgagaatataacctttcatatggcaccactcccctgtctctagatcaaagcgttccacgcctatatcgcggaattttgcagaaaatgaaaataaaatttttgatgccaaaaggtagcggggactcaaacctacaactcccatccctgtaggtccacgcgttctcaaaccgggagaacttaaaagtaaaaaaa
Proteins encoded in this region:
- the LOC129906112 gene encoding uncharacterized protein LOC129906112 isoform X1, which translates into the protein MHSRPRKPVPNDLEGAIAAEYTFIARTSYRSVLKPFAELLPMKLLFVNVSFLEIFDEFDRHQGKFALLTLAEPLIEHKDDPTRYQRYISIKKPVLYNIICIYMPKFSFLTEVLNKRIKQMIDYGHLKKIYDKVVGDNIKKKDSVHRYREVDNVMSLQQIMGAFQLLLVLEGLAGGLFLMEVMTANSEGIQQFMDFFH
- the LOC129906112 gene encoding uncharacterized protein LOC129906112 isoform X2, which gives rise to MLGGSVCTQQRKSRFAATTDYLSTYLVIIVNRPKEFSSFEILLFPFDHSTWVTLLIVLTTKWIGQAAWKNITHGLFSFARYSTRIHILSWLFSILILRSSYEGSIFRFMHSRPRKPVPNDLEGAIAAEYTFIARTSYRSVLKPFAELLPMKLLFVNVSFLEIFDEFDRHQGKFALLTLAEPLIEHKDDPTRYQRP